The sequence below is a genomic window from Leisingera sp. M658.
ATTGGGCACATCGCCGCCGGTGTAGCCGACGCGGGTGCTGATGACGCCGGGGCGCTTGCGGATCAGTTCCTGCATGCCCCAGAAACAGCCGCCTGCCAGGACGGCGCGTTCGGTGGTGCTCAATTCACGACCTCCACTTGGTTGATGTAGGCGCCATAGCCCTCGGCCTCCATATCGTCCAGATGGACAAAGCGCAGCGAGGCGGAGTTGATGCAATAGCGCAGGCCGCCGCGGTCCATTGGGCCATCTGGGAAGACATGGCCAAGGTGGCTGTCGCCATGAGTGGAGCGGACTTCGGTGCGGATCATTCCGAGGGTGCGGTCCTCCAGTTCCTGCACATGTGCGGTCTCAATGGGTTTGGTGAAGCTGGGCCAGCCGCAGCCGCTCTCGTATTTATCCGAGGAGGCAAACAGCGGCTCGCCCGAGACGATGTCGACGTAAATGCCAGGCTCCTTGTTACTCAGCAGCTTGCCTGTGCCGGGGCGTTCTGTTCCCGCGTTCTGGGTCACATAGAACTCTTCCTCGGAGAGGGCGGCAATGGCGTCCGGATTTTTAGTGTATTTGGTCATGGTGTCCTCCCGCCTGTTTACTTGTCGCAGAACATGGGGTGTGAGGGCGCAAATGCAATGCCCTGTTACAGGCGGCTCGCAAAGCCGTGTGCGGCGGCGGGTTTGGTCAGGCGGTGAAGGCGCCGGCCAGATCTCCGGGCAGGTCGAACTCTGTCAGCACCCGGGCGCGGGCCTCAGGCGACATCTTGCGGGCGGTTTTTTCGACAATGCGCTGGACCTTGTCCGCCGGGTGTTTAGCGGCAAAGGGGGCAAAGTACCACTTCAGGAAGACAAAACAGATGATGTCCTCCAGAGCCTGCACCTGATCGTCGCGCTTGATGCCTTCCTTGCGCAGCATCCTTGCGGCGGCGTTTGCATCGTCTGCGCCATAACCTGCCTCCTGCATCAGGGCAGAGACCACCTGGGCGTGGTGTTCGGCTTCGGCTTTGCGCCAGGCGAGATAGCCGGCGCGGCCTTCAGGATAGCTGCTGCGCTGCAGCTTCCAGCGCTCCACATGCTGGCCGCGGGCGGCAATTTGCAGCGCGTCGGAGGCATCGGGGAACAGGCGCATCTGCTGTTCGCTCATACGCTGGCCATAAAGCAGCGCGGCAGGCTGGCCGTCCTCCAGGCTGGGATCCTGGGCATTGGCGGCGTCGATGGCGTCCAGAACCTGGGTCAATTGCGCGCTCATGCTGCGTCCTCCTGTTTAGTCATTGAGGGCCAGAATAATGCGGAAGCGCGGCGGGTTGCAACGGCCCGGCACGCCGTCAGGCGTGCCGGGCCCAAGGGGCAGCGACGGGCGTCAGCCCGGCTTTGCCGCGCGGGAGAGCGCCGATGGCGGCAGGGCGGGGCGGCGGGCAAGCTGAACCGCGAGAATGCCGCCGGTGACAATGGCCACCCCCAGCACATCGAGCGGGCCCAGTTTTTCACCCAGCAGCACGCTGGCGACGGCCACGCCGAACACCGGGTTGAGGAAGTGGAAGGTGGCAGCCCGCACCGCGCCGATGCGGTTCAGCAGCATAACCCAAATGAGGGTGGCCATCAGCCCCGGCACCACCGTGGTATAGGTAAAGGCCAGCGCCAGCCGCAGGGTGGGGCGGACGAAGATCTCCTCGGTCAGCGGGGCTGCTATAAACAGGATGACGGAGCCGATCAGCATCTGAAGCCCCACCACCATCATGAAATTGCCGCCTGAGGTGGCGCCGCGCAAAGCCAGCGTTGCAGTGGTCAGCGCCAGCACGCCGATCACGCAGAGGAACACTCCGAACAGGTCGACCCCGGCGCCAAGCCGCGTGCCCATGATCAGTGCCACGCCGAGGACGCCTGCCGCCAGCCCGGCATAGCCCAGGGGGCGCAGCCGTTCGCCGAACAGCGCCCAGCCCGCCAGCGCAACCAGCAGCGGCATGGTGGAGGCGATGATCGCGGCGAGCGAGGCCTCGATCCATTGCATGGCGACGAAATTCAAACCGAGGTACAGCGCGTTCTGGCAGATGCCGAAGATCACCGTGGCACGCCATTGGCCCGGCGTCAGCCGCCATGTCTGACCCATGGCGCGGGCGATGGCGACACCGATCAGGCCGGAGATCAGGAACCGCACGGCGAGGGAAAACAGCGGCGAGGCGTCTTGGACGATGATCCGGGCGGAGGTGAAAGCAGAGGACCACATCAAGGCAAAGGCCAGCCCCATGGCTATAGCGCGCGCATCCATTTTGAGTACCTTTCTCCCGGAGCGGACCTTCGGGGAATTGATAGAGGAGATCAAGCTGGGTTGAACCGGAATCAGCTGAGCTTGGCCATTAGGATCTGCCAGCTGGCGGCGCCAAAGGCGGCGGCAAAAAGGGCTTCAAACCCGCGGCGCAGGCGGATGTAGACCCGGCTGGCAGTGGTGCTGGAGAACAGAATGGCATAGCCGTGGAAGATCAGCGTACTTTGCACGGCGATGGCGGCGATTACCGTCAGCAGCGCTGATGGTTCAGTACCGGGCGGGATGCCGATGGCGTAAAGCGACCCAAAGAACAGCACCGCCTTGGGATTGGTCAGATGCAGGGCCAGCCCCTTTGCATAAGCCGCGCGCAAGGACCCGGCTGCAGAAACCTTGAGTTCCGGGTTTCCGGGGCGCAGCGCAGAACGGGCCGAGCGCAACGCGAGATACATCAGGTAGACTGCACCGAAATAGCGAACGCCCTCAAAAATCCAGGCATTGGCCAGCATCACTGCGCCGAGGCCAAAGGCTGCGGAAACGGACCAGATCAGCGAGCCGCTGCTGACGCCGGCGGCGACGGCCAGCCCGGCGGAGCGGCCGCGCTGCATGGCGGTGCCGGCGATGGTCAGCGTCGCGGGACCGGGGCTGGCACCGGCCAAGAGCGCGGCCCCTAGGATCAGGATAAGGTTCACGTCAGTCATGCAGCAGTCCTCCTCCGGTGTGACGGAAGGGTGCGCTTGACGGGGGCAATAGGCAAGCAACAACGCTGCGGCCGCGGGCGAAGCTTTTCCGCAGCCGGGAAACATCCGGGCAAAAGAAAAGGGCCGCCCGTGCGGGCAGCCCTGAAACCGTCCGGTTTGTCGCCGGTATCAGCCGTTCACGCTGTCTTTCAACGCCTTTGCGATGGTCATTTTCACAACCTTGTCAGCTTCTTTTGTGAACTTCTCGCCGGTGGCCGGGTTGCGCACTTCGCGCTCGGGGCGCTCGCGGCAATAGATCTTGCCGACGCCCGGCAGGGTCACGGCACCGCCGCCCGACACTTCGCGGGTGATCAGCGAGCAGACCGCTTCCAGAGCGGAACCTGCGACTTTTTTGTCGCTGCCCATTTCGTCAGCCAGAGCGGCAACAAGCTGGGTTTTGGTCATCGGTTTGGACATTCTTCGTCTCCTTAAACTGCCCGAACTCTAGGGCCTCATCGCCGGATATTATCGTTATGTTGTATGATAACACAACTTCTTGTGCGCGCCGGGCAGGCAAAAATAGGCATTTTTTCTAGGAAAACTGCAAAATTCAGCCTTAAAGGAAGGCCGTTTCATCGAACGAGCGCAACTTCCGGCTGTGCAGCCGCTCCAGAGGCATTCCGCGCAGCCGCTCCATTGCTCTTATGCCGATTTGCAGATGCCGTGCAACCTGTGTCCGGTAAAAGTCCGAGGCCATGCCCGGCAGCTTCAGCTCCCCATGCAGCGGTTTGTCGGAGACGCACAGAAGCGTGCCATAAGGCACCCGGAAGCGGTAGCCATTGGCGGCGATGGTGGCGCTTTCCATGTCCAGCGCGACGGCGCGGGACTGGGACAAGCGCTGCACCGGACCGGACTGGTCGCGCAATTCCCAGTTGCGGTTGTCGATGGTGGCGACGGTGCCGGTGCGCATGATCCGTTTGAGGTCAAAACCCTCGTATTCGGTGATCTCGGCCACGGCCTCTTCGAGTGCGACCTGGATTTCCGCCAGCGCCGGGATCGGTGTCCAGACCGGCAGATCGTCATCCAGCACGTGGTCTTCGCGCAAGTATCCATGCGCCAGCACAAAGTCTCCCAATGCCTGAGTGTTCCGAAGGCCTGCGCAATGGCCGACCATCAGCCAGGCATGCGGGCGCAGCACCGCGATATGATCGGTGGCGGTTTTGGCATTGGACGGGCCGACACCGATGTTGACCAAGGTGATGCCGCCTCCGTCTGCGCGTTTCAGGTGGTAGGTGGGCATCTGCGGCAGCTTGCCTATCACCGGTATTACGGCAGCGGGGTCAGTGATCTCGTGGTCGCCGGTGCTGACAAAGCTGGTATATCCGGAGTCCGGATCCGCCAGCTGGGCGCGGGCGTAGGCTTCAAATTCGGCGACATAGAATTGGTAATTGGTGAACAGCACGTGGTTCTGGAAATGCTCGGCGCTAGTGGCGGTGTAATGGCTGAGCCGGGCCAGCGAGTAGTCGATGCGCTGTGCGGTGAACAGCGCCAGCGGTCCGGTGCCATTAGGCGGCTGATAGGTGCCGTTGACGATATCGTCATTGGTGGTCGACAGATCCGGCACGTCAAATACGTCGCGCAGGGTGAACCCGGCTGCACCGTCCTGCGGCACTGTCAGGTCAGGACGCGAAGCAACTGCGAAATGCACTGGGATCGGAGTGTCAGAGACATCGATGGTCACTGGCTGGCCGTGGTTGCGAATGAGCAGGGTGATCTGCTGGATCAGGTAATTGCGGAACAGGTCCGGCCGCGTCACCGTGGTGGCATAGGTGCCGGGCGCAGAGACATGACCAAAGCTGAGGCGGCTGTCTACCTGGGCAAAACTCGTGGTGGAGAACCGGATCTCCGGGTAATAGGCGCGGATGCGCTGGTTGTCCGGCGCCCCGTCAGCCATCGCCCGGCTGAATTCCTCGCAGATGAAGCCGGTGGCCTGCCGGTAAAGCAACTCAAGCCGGTCCACCGCTTCGGTTGCGTCGTTGAACGTTTCGGTCGGCGGATGGCCGGGGTGTTTTGTTGTTATCATTGAGCAGGCTCGATTACCGGGATTTTCTGGAAAGTGCGCACATCGACTAGACCAAGGTCGGAAATTCTCAGCTCCGGGATCACGACCAGCGCCAGCAACGAGTGCTGCATATAGGCATTGTTCAGGCTGCAGCCGCAGGCCTCCATCGCTTCCATCATGACTTGCGCCTTGGCAGCCACCTCGGTTGCGGGGCTGTCGGACATCAGGCCGGCAATCGGCAGCTCGACCAGAGCCAGTTCCCTGCCGTCCTTGTAAAGGGTGATGCCGCCGCCCACTTGGGCCAGGCGGTTGGCCGCCAGCGCCATCTCGTGGCGGTCGGTGCCGACCACGATCATGTGGTGGCTGTCATGCGCCACGGTTGAGGCCATCGCCATCTTACCGGTGTAGCCGAAGCCCGAGACAAAGGCGTTGGTGACGCCGCCGGTGGCGCGGTGGCGTTCGACCAGCGCGATCTGGCAGACATCGCCCGCGCCCTCGACCAGCCCGTCCACAACCGGCAGTTCTGCCTGCAGCGCCTTGGTCGGGGCCTGGTTTTCGACCACGCCGATCACATTGGCGGTGACCGCATTGGCGCCCTCGGGTGCGGCAAGCTCAAAGTCTTTCGCCGTCAGTTCGTGACCCAGATGCACTGTGCCGCGGGCGCTGGCGGGCCAGGTGTAGTGCGGGCATTTGACCTTGATAGAGCCTGATTCCGCGACGATCTGCCCGCGCGCGACAACCAGTTCGATAGGCAATTCTCGCAAGTCGGAGGTCAGGATCACGTCAGCCCGGCGGCCAGGGGTGATCGAGCCGATCTCACGTTCCAGTCCGAAATGGGTGGCGGTATTGATGGTGGCCATCTGCAGCGCAATCACCGGATCGCAGCCGCAGGCAATCGCGTGGCGCACCACCCGGTTCATATGGCCGTCATTGACCAGGGTGCCGGAGTGGCAGTCGTCGGTGCAAAGGATGAAATTGCGCGGGTCCAGCCCCTTTTCCGTCACCGCAGTGATCTGGCTTTCTACGTCATACCAGGCCGAGCCCAGCCGCATCATCGACCGCATCCCCTGGCGGACACGTGCAATGGCGTCGGTCTCGCAGGTGCCCTCGTGGTCATCCGCCGGACCGCCTGCCACATAGGCGGCGAAATCAGGGCCGAGGTCTGGGGAGGCATAATGACCGCCCACTGTCTTGCCCGCGCGCTGAGTGGCGGCGATTTCAGCCAGCATCTTAGGGTCGGCATTGGCCACGCCGGGAAAATTCATCATCTCCCCCAGGCCGATGATGCCGGGCCAGTTCATTGCCTCCGCCACATCCTCGGCGGAGATTTCATAACCGGTGGTCTCCAGCCCAGGTGCCGAGGGCGCGCAGCTGGGCATCTGGGTGAAGATGCTAACGGGCTGCATCAGCGCCTCGTCATGCATATAGCGCACGCCGTCCAGACCCAGCACATTGGCAATCTCATGCGGGTCGGTGAACATCGAGGTGGTGCCGTGCGGGATCACCGCGCGGGCGAATTCCGCCGGGGTCAGCATACCGCTCTCGATATGCATATGGGCATCGCACAGGCCGGGGATCATGTAGCGGCCACGCGCCTCTATGATCTGCGTCTCCGGTCCGGTGCAATAAGAGGCATCCGGTCCGACATAGGCAATGCGGCCGGCCTTGATCGCAATATCATGGCCCGGCAGCTGCTCGCGGGTGTGGACATTGACCCAGATACCCTGCCGGATCACTGTATCCGCCGGCACGCGGCCGGCTGCGACGTCGATCAATTGAGGGGCGGAGTCGGGCCAGCTTGGAAAAATGTTTTCTGACATATTCCAATTGTTCCGATTGCGCGCGGGAAGGCAAGCGGATTGCTGGCTTTGCCATCAAAGCTTCATACGGGCGGTGGAAAGGCGCCGAGGGCTGACGGAATTGGCGTTGCCACCGGGCGGTTTGCGGGGAAGACTGGGCTCATGGATTATGAAACAATAGATGCGGACAGTTTCGGCCGCTCCCTGCGCGGGATCGGGATCAATCTGCTGGTGCGGGATGTTCCGGCAGAAATAACCTTTTTAGAGACTGTTTTTGATATGAGGGGCCATCAGGTAAGCAAGGATTTTGCTATCGTCACCTATGGCGGTCAGGTCTTTCAGCTGCACAGCGATGGCACCTATGCGGAAAATCCGCTGCTGGGGCTGCTGCCGGAAAACCCGCCGCGCGGGGCCGGGATTGAGATCCGCCTGTATGATACCGACCCGGATGAGGCTGTCGACCGGGCAGAGGCGGCGGGATTCACCATTCTGCAGGCGCCCGCGGACAAACCGCATGGCCTGCGGGAGGCCTATATCCTGTGTGAAAACGGCTACGCCTGGGTTCCAAGCCGGCCGAAAGGGTAAGCGGCGGGAATTCCTCCCCTTTCCACTGAAAGAACGCCGGTCCATGCTGGCGGTATCTTTTGGATGCCATGAGGGACCGCCGATGCACGCCATTGCCGACACAACCGCGCTGGTCGAGGAGGGAGTGCTAACCCCGGATCAGGCCCGCACCATCGAGGCGCGTTCACGCGAAGTGATGGTGTCACTGGCGGTGAATGCGATCCTGTGTTTCGGCATCATCGCCGCCACCGCCGGCTTTATCTTCTGGCTGGCCGATCCGCTGGCGGTGGCAGTGACCGGTATTCTGATGCTGGGCGGCGGGCTGGCGGTGCTGGCGCGCGGTCGCGAGATGCTGCGGATGTTTGGCAATTCCGCCACCCTGATCGGGGCAGGCATGCTGATGGGCGGCGCCGGGATTGAGCTGGTGGACAAATACGAGGATATCGCCGGTTGGCTGATGCTGCCTGCCGGCGCGCTGGTGGCAGCGATTTGTGTCTGGCGCTGGCGGCGCGGGGCCTGGTCGACGGGGTTTGTGCTGGGGGCGATCCTGCTGATGGGGTTGGCAATGCATCTGGCGGGTATTGAGCTGCTGCTGCAGCAATACGAGATCGGCTCGCCGCTGCGGAACCTGGCGCTGCTCTATTATGCCGCCGCGCTGGCCCTGGCTGGCTGGCAAGTGGATGTGCGCTTTGTCACTGCGCTGGCGATTGCGCCTTTTGCCCAGATGCTGGAGACCGGCACCGGCTATTTCCACGCGGCCTATGTGTTCTATTCGCCGGAATCGACGCTGACGATCCTGCAGATGGTGCTGCTGATCGTGCTTTGTGTCTGGGGCGCGTCCCGGCTGGCCGAGCGCGACGCCCGGCACCTGCGCATTCTGGCAATCCTGGGGTTTGTGGTGGCCAATCTCTGCGCACTGGTCGGCTCGCTTTGGGGCGACGTGGTGGGCGAAACTGTCTGGGGGCCGGGCCGTTACAGCGACGGTTACGAGGACTGGGAAGCCTATTCCGCGGCTCGCGATGCTTTCCGCGACAGCGCGCTGTTCATCTCCGAAAACGTCTATTCGGTGCTTTGGGCAGCGGTGCTGGCGGTGGTGATCTTCTGGGCGGCGCAGCGGCATCAGCGCGGACTGTTCAATGCGGCGCTGACCTTTGCTGCGATCCACGCCTATACCCAGATGTTCGAGTCCTTCGCGGATGAGCCGCTGGCCTATGTGATCGGCGGGCTGGCGGCGATTCCGCTGGCCTGGGGGTTGTGGCGTCTGAACCAATGGATGGCAGCCCAGCAGATCTAGCTGTTGCGAAGGCTGCGGGGCGTGGCGCCGAACTCGGCTTTGAAGGACCGGGTCAGGGCGCTGGGATCATTATACCCACTGCGCAGGGCAATCTCGGAGACACTCAAGTCAGTCTCCAATACAAGCTTTCTGGCTTGTATCAGCCGGAGCCGCCGGTAAACGGCCTGGGGAGTTGCACCAAGTTCCGCCTTCATCCTTGCCTCAAGGTCTTTTTGGCTGCGGCCAGCCTGGCGGGCGACCGCTGCAATTGGAAGCGGCGCCTCCAGGTTTGCTTGCATCATGGCAACTGCGCGGGCGACGGATTTGCTGCGGGCGAGGATCGGGTCCTGGGTTTCCGTGGCTTCGGGGCTCATGAACAGCATGGCCACTTCCAGCCGCAGCGCTGCCCCGTGATGCTCTCCGATCAGCTCCATCATGGTGTCAAAGGCTGCCAGGGCGCCGGTGCAGGTGATACGGTTGCCATCCATGACTTGCCGGGCACGCTCCGTCTGCACTTCGGGGAAAGTTTCGGTGAAACGGCTGAGTTCCTCCCAATGGATCGTTGCCCGTCGCCGGTCTAAAAGACCCGCCTCCGCCAGCAGCCAGGCGCCGGTGTCAAACCCTGCAATTACCTTATAGCGGTGCGCCGCAGATTTCAGCGCCCGGGCGGCAGTCACAGTGGCATGGCGCAGGAAGTCATAAGACGGCATCGCAATCAGCAGATCGCCGCTGCAATCACCCAATTTCCCATGCGCCCGCACCTCCATGCCCGAGGACGACACCGCAGGCCTGCCGTCCAGCGTGAGGAACCGCCAGGCATAGACCTGCCGCCCGGCAAAGGTATTGGCCGCGCGCAGCGGCTCAACCGTATTGGCCAGGCAATGGGCCGAAAAGGCGTCGAACAGCAGTACATCCAATTGCTGCGCCGCAGCGTTATCTTTTGCCCAACTTCGCATGATTTCTTCTAACTTTGCACGATGGGCGAGGGCAAGCCGCCTAATCTGGCTGGCAACAGATTTGCGAAGGGAGACCGCCATGCAGTTCGGGATGACTGAAGAACAGTCGATGATCGTCGAGACCACCCGCGCCTTTGTGGAAAAGGAGCTGTATCCGCATGAGGCAGAGATCGAGCGCACCGGTCATCTGGACATGGATGTGATCCGTGATGTGCAGAAAAAGGCGATGGAAGCGGGGCTTTATGCCGCCAACATGCCTGAGGAAGCAGGTGGTGCCGGCCTCGATACGCTGTCGTGGCTGATGTATGAAAAGGAACTGGGCCGCGCCAACTATGCGCTGCACTGGACCGGTGTTGCGCGCCCGTCAAACATCCTGCTGGCCGGTACGGATGAGCAGAAAGAGAAGTATCTCTACCCTTGCATGAAGGGAGAGAAATGGGATTGCCTGGCGATGACCGAGCCGGACGCGGGGTCCGACTTGCGCGGCATGAAAGCAACTGCGCGAAAGGACGGTGACGACTGGATCCTGAACGGTACCAAGCATTTCATTAGCCACGCCGATATTGCCGACTTTGCGATTTGCTTCATGGCAACCGGGGTGGAGGACACGTCGCGCGGGCCGAAGAAGAAAATCACCGCCTTCTTTGTCGACAAGGGCACGCCCGGTTTTGAGGTGCGCGACGGCTACGGCAACGTCAGCCACCGCGGCTACACCAATGCGGTGCTGGAATTCGACGACTGCCGCCTGCCGTCCTCGGCCATTCTGGGGGAGGTCGACAAGGGCTTTGAGGTGGCCAACACCTGGCTGGGCGCCACCCGCCTGCAAGTGGCCGCCACCTGCCTGGGGCGCGCCGAACGGGCGTTGCAGCACTCGATCGAATACGCCGCCGAGCGCAAGCAATTCGGTCAGCAGATCGGCAAGTTCCAGGGCATTTCCTTCAAGCTGGCCGACATGGCGCTGGAGCTGAAAGCGGCGAACCTGCTGACCTGGGAAGCCGGCTGGAAATTCGACCAGGGAACCGTCACCGAGAGCGACATGTCGATGGCCAAGCTGAAGGCGACCGAGATGCTGGCCATGGTTGCGGATGAAGCGATCCAGATCCACGGCGGCATGGGGCTGATGGACGAGCTGCCGCTGGAACGCATCTGGCGCGATGCGCGGGTCGAGCGTATCTGGGAAGGCACCAGTGAAATCCAACGGCACATTATCAGCCGCGAGATGCTGCGCGCCGTCGGAGGCTAATCCATGACCCAAGCCGGGAAACCTGTTGTGACCATTACCTACTGCACCGGCTGCAACTGGCTGCTGCGGGCAGGCTGGATGGCGCAGGAGCTGCTGCAGACCTTCCAGGACCGATTGGGCGGGGTGACACTGGTTCCCGGAGAAATGGGCGGGATCTTTGAGATCCATGTTGATAAGGAGCTGATCTGGGAACGCAAACGGGACGGCGGCTTTCCTGATGTGAAAGAGCTGAAGACCCGCGTGCGCGACCGGATTGACCCCGGCAGGGATCTGGGCCATCTCGACCGAAGCGCGGACGGGTAAGCCGGATGCCTCCGGCGGGGATATTTACGGCAAGAGGAAAAGGGCGGCCCGCAAGAGCCGCCCCGGTAAAGAGAGAGGCTCTCTTCCCCTTGCACGGCCATCGGCGTCCCCGCCTGTACCGCACAACTATTGAGTGTGATTCTGGTTAACCAAAGCTTACTTCCTCATGCGGGAAATATCCCCGCCGGAGGCTCCCGAACTCTCTACCAGCGGAACCGCTAGAAAATGACACGCGACCTTTCCCGCCTCTTCCGACCTAAAACCATTACTGTGATCGGCGGCGGCGCATGGTGCCGCCTGGTGATTGAGCAGTGTCAAAAGATGGGGTTTGAGGGCACCATCTGGCCCGTTCATCCCAAGGCCGAAGAGGTCGCGGGCCTGCCTGCGTTCAAGGACGTTGACAGCCTGCCGAAGGCGCCTGATGCGGCGTTCATCGGGGTGAACCGCTTTGCCACCATCGAGGTGGTGCGGGCGCTGTCGGCAAGCGGCGCGGGCGGTGCGGTCTGTTTTGCATCCGGCTTCTTGGAAGCCGCCGCTGAGGACGCCGAAGGGGCAGACTTGCAGGCGCAGCTGCTGGAAGCAGCTGGAGATATGCCTTTCCTTGGCCCCAACTGCTATGGTTTCATCAATTATCTGGACGGGGCGCTGCTGTGGCCGGACCAGCATGGCGGGGCGCGGGCAGAACGGGGTGTGGCGCTGGTCACTCAAAGCTCCAACATCGCCATCAACCTGACCATGCAGAAACGCGGCCTGCCGGTGGCCTATGTAGTGACGGCCGGCAACCAGGCACAGTCGGGCATCGCTGCCATCGGCGAAGCGCTGCTGGAAGACGACCGCGTCACAGCACTTGGCCTGCATATCGAAGGTTTTGGCGATTTGCGTGCGTTTGAGGCATTGGCGGCCAGAGCACGCGAATTGGGAAAGCCGATCGTTGCCCTTAAGGTCGGCAGATCCGCCGAGGCCCAGGCCGCGACTGTTTCTCATACCGCCTCGCTTGCGGGCGGTGACGCGGGTGCGGGGGCTTTGCTCTCACGCCTTGGCATTCCGCGTCTTTATGACTTGCCGTCCTTCCTGGAGACACTGAAATTGCTGCATGTGACGGGGCGGCTGCCTTCGAACCGCATTGCAACGATCAGCTGCTCCGGAGGGGAGGCTAGCCTGGCCGCGGACACCTGCCATGCGCGCAATGTCGTGTTCCCGCCCCTGAATGATCGCCAAAAGGCGGATTTGCGGGAAGCGCTGGGCCCGATGGTGGCGCTGGCAAACCCGCTCGACTACCACACTTATATCTGGCGGGATGCCGAGGCGATGACACAGGCATTCTCGGCAATGATGGATCCACAGCTGGCGATGACTATGCTGATCGTCGACTTCCCGCGCAATGA
It includes:
- the msrB gene encoding peptide-methionine (R)-S-oxide reductase MsrB; translated protein: MTKYTKNPDAIAALSEEEFYVTQNAGTERPGTGKLLSNKEPGIYVDIVSGEPLFASSDKYESGCGWPSFTKPIETAHVQELEDRTLGMIRTEVRSTHGDSHLGHVFPDGPMDRGGLRYCINSASLRFVHLDDMEAEGYGAYINQVEVVN
- a CDS encoding DUF4202 domain-containing protein translates to MSAQLTQVLDAIDAANAQDPSLEDGQPAALLYGQRMSEQQMRLFPDASDALQIAARGQHVERWKLQRSSYPEGRAGYLAWRKAEAEHHAQVVSALMQEAGYGADDANAAARMLRKEGIKRDDQVQALEDIICFVFLKWYFAPFAAKHPADKVQRIVEKTARKMSPEARARVLTEFDLPGDLAGAFTA
- a CDS encoding DMT family transporter is translated as MDARAIAMGLAFALMWSSAFTSARIIVQDASPLFSLAVRFLISGLIGVAIARAMGQTWRLTPGQWRATVIFGICQNALYLGLNFVAMQWIEASLAAIIASTMPLLVALAGWALFGERLRPLGYAGLAAGVLGVALIMGTRLGAGVDLFGVFLCVIGVLALTTATLALRGATSGGNFMMVVGLQMLIGSVILFIAAPLTEEIFVRPTLRLALAFTYTTVVPGLMATLIWVMLLNRIGAVRAATFHFLNPVFGVAVASVLLGEKLGPLDVLGVAIVTGGILAVQLARRPALPPSALSRAAKPG
- a CDS encoding LysE family translocator, encoding MTDVNLILILGAALLAGASPGPATLTIAGTAMQRGRSAGLAVAAGVSSGSLIWSVSAAFGLGAVMLANAWIFEGVRYFGAVYLMYLALRSARSALRPGNPELKVSAAGSLRAAYAKGLALHLTNPKAVLFFGSLYAIGIPPGTEPSALLTVIAAIAVQSTLIFHGYAILFSSTTASRVYIRLRRGFEALFAAAFGAASWQILMAKLS
- a CDS encoding HU family DNA-binding protein, with protein sequence MSKPMTKTQLVAALADEMGSDKKVAGSALEAVCSLITREVSGGGAVTLPGVGKIYCRERPEREVRNPATGEKFTKEADKVVKMTIAKALKDSVNG
- a CDS encoding AMP nucleosidase; its protein translation is MITTKHPGHPPTETFNDATEAVDRLELLYRQATGFICEEFSRAMADGAPDNQRIRAYYPEIRFSTTSFAQVDSRLSFGHVSAPGTYATTVTRPDLFRNYLIQQITLLIRNHGQPVTIDVSDTPIPVHFAVASRPDLTVPQDGAAGFTLRDVFDVPDLSTTNDDIVNGTYQPPNGTGPLALFTAQRIDYSLARLSHYTATSAEHFQNHVLFTNYQFYVAEFEAYARAQLADPDSGYTSFVSTGDHEITDPAAVIPVIGKLPQMPTYHLKRADGGGITLVNIGVGPSNAKTATDHIAVLRPHAWLMVGHCAGLRNTQALGDFVLAHGYLREDHVLDDDLPVWTPIPALAEIQVALEEAVAEITEYEGFDLKRIMRTGTVATIDNRNWELRDQSGPVQRLSQSRAVALDMESATIAANGYRFRVPYGTLLCVSDKPLHGELKLPGMASDFYRTQVARHLQIGIRAMERLRGMPLERLHSRKLRSFDETAFL
- the ade gene encoding adenine deaminase, giving the protein MSENIFPSWPDSAPQLIDVAAGRVPADTVIRQGIWVNVHTREQLPGHDIAIKAGRIAYVGPDASYCTGPETQIIEARGRYMIPGLCDAHMHIESGMLTPAEFARAVIPHGTTSMFTDPHEIANVLGLDGVRYMHDEALMQPVSIFTQMPSCAPSAPGLETTGYEISAEDVAEAMNWPGIIGLGEMMNFPGVANADPKMLAEIAATQRAGKTVGGHYASPDLGPDFAAYVAGGPADDHEGTCETDAIARVRQGMRSMMRLGSAWYDVESQITAVTEKGLDPRNFILCTDDCHSGTLVNDGHMNRVVRHAIACGCDPVIALQMATINTATHFGLEREIGSITPGRRADVILTSDLRELPIELVVARGQIVAESGSIKVKCPHYTWPASARGTVHLGHELTAKDFELAAPEGANAVTANVIGVVENQAPTKALQAELPVVDGLVEGAGDVCQIALVERHRATGGVTNAFVSGFGYTGKMAMASTVAHDSHHMIVVGTDRHEMALAANRLAQVGGGITLYKDGRELALVELPIAGLMSDSPATEVAAKAQVMMEAMEACGCSLNNAYMQHSLLALVVIPELRISDLGLVDVRTFQKIPVIEPAQ
- a CDS encoding glyoxalase/bleomycin resistance/extradiol dioxygenase family protein — its product is MDYETIDADSFGRSLRGIGINLLVRDVPAEITFLETVFDMRGHQVSKDFAIVTYGGQVFQLHSDGTYAENPLLGLLPENPPRGAGIEIRLYDTDPDEAVDRAEAAGFTILQAPADKPHGLREAYILCENGYAWVPSRPKG
- a CDS encoding GlxA family transcriptional regulator; this translates as MRSWAKDNAAAQQLDVLLFDAFSAHCLANTVEPLRAANTFAGRQVYAWRFLTLDGRPAVSSSGMEVRAHGKLGDCSGDLLIAMPSYDFLRHATVTAARALKSAAHRYKVIAGFDTGAWLLAEAGLLDRRRATIHWEELSRFTETFPEVQTERARQVMDGNRITCTGALAAFDTMMELIGEHHGAALRLEVAMLFMSPEATETQDPILARSKSVARAVAMMQANLEAPLPIAAVARQAGRSQKDLEARMKAELGATPQAVYRRLRLIQARKLVLETDLSVSEIALRSGYNDPSALTRSFKAEFGATPRSLRNS
- a CDS encoding acyl-CoA dehydrogenase family protein, with protein sequence MQFGMTEEQSMIVETTRAFVEKELYPHEAEIERTGHLDMDVIRDVQKKAMEAGLYAANMPEEAGGAGLDTLSWLMYEKELGRANYALHWTGVARPSNILLAGTDEQKEKYLYPCMKGEKWDCLAMTEPDAGSDLRGMKATARKDGDDWILNGTKHFISHADIADFAICFMATGVEDTSRGPKKKITAFFVDKGTPGFEVRDGYGNVSHRGYTNAVLEFDDCRLPSSAILGEVDKGFEVANTWLGATRLQVAATCLGRAERALQHSIEYAAERKQFGQQIGKFQGISFKLADMALELKAANLLTWEAGWKFDQGTVTESDMSMAKLKATEMLAMVADEAIQIHGGMGLMDELPLERIWRDARVERIWEGTSEIQRHIISREMLRAVGG